A part of Deltaproteobacteria bacterium genomic DNA contains:
- the efp gene encoding elongation factor P produces MLPTSEFKKGKKIEIDGAPCEILECNHFKPGKGGAFMRTKYRNLITGSVVEQNFRSGIKFPKPDIEVREMQYLYNEGDGYAFMDMTTYDQISIPSDIVGDKGGFLKEATAYKVMLYQGRPLDLEMAGSVILEVVETDPGIKGDTVTGATKPAKLETGLVVNVPLFVETGTKIKINTDTGEYLGRE; encoded by the coding sequence ATGCTACCTACAAGTGAGTTCAAAAAAGGCAAGAAGATCGAAATCGACGGCGCTCCTTGTGAAATTCTGGAGTGTAATCATTTCAAGCCGGGAAAGGGCGGCGCGTTCATGCGCACCAAGTACCGCAATCTGATCACCGGGTCCGTTGTCGAGCAGAATTTTCGCTCCGGCATCAAGTTTCCCAAGCCCGATATCGAGGTGCGGGAAATGCAGTATCTCTACAATGAAGGTGATGGGTACGCCTTCATGGACATGACCACCTACGACCAAATTTCCATTCCCTCGGATATCGTCGGAGACAAGGGCGGTTTTCTCAAAGAGGCCACCGCCTACAAGGTCATGCTGTACCAAGGACGCCCCCTGGATTTGGAAATGGCCGGCTCCGTGATCCTGGAAGTGGTTGAAACCGATCCTGGCATCAAGGGCGACACGGTCACCGGCGCGACCAAGCCCGCGAAGCTGGAGACGGGATTGGTGGTCAACGTTCCCTTGTTCGTCGAGACTGGAACCAAGATCAAGATCAATACCGACACGGGCGAATATCTCGGCCGCGAATAG
- a CDS encoding 3-dehydroquinate dehydratase — MDFLIMNGPNLGHLGLRQPEVYGTQGMDALPGMVEALLGPGTREIRLTQFQSNSEGALIDRLEQAWKDKVEGLVLNAGAFTHTSLALADCLAWIKIPCVEVHLSNVHARSTSLRHTSLIARHCIGAIAGFGIMSYALAVQALRQHLAKP, encoded by the coding sequence ATGGATTTTTTGATCATGAACGGCCCGAATTTGGGCCACCTTGGGCTGCGTCAGCCAGAAGTTTACGGGACGCAGGGCATGGATGCCTTGCCGGGCATGGTCGAGGCGTTGCTTGGACCAGGAACCCGCGAGATCCGTTTGACCCAGTTTCAGTCCAATTCCGAAGGGGCGCTTATCGATCGCTTGGAACAGGCCTGGAAGGACAAAGTCGAAGGCCTGGTGCTCAACGCTGGCGCGTTCACCCATACCAGTCTGGCCCTGGCCGATTGTCTGGCCTGGATCAAGATTCCGTGCGTGGAAGTGCATTTGAGCAACGTGCACGCCCGGAGCACCAGCCTGCGCCACACGAGCCTTATCGCGCGCCACTGTATCGGGGCTATTGCCGGTTTTGGCATTATGAGCTATGCGCTCGCAGTTCAGGCGCTTAGACAACATCTGGCCAAGCCGTGA
- a CDS encoding YihA family ribosome biogenesis GTP-binding protein translates to MPHNVLLEKTIYTMDQLAEMPLPQLALAGRSNVGKSSLLNRLAGRKSLAKTSATPGKTRSLNFYRVEPENFYLVDLPGYGYARCSKTERQKWAELINRYLYKNTRLFAVIALLDSRIPPQAIDMELISFIGQQGIEVIPVLTKADKCKQPVRSATQAAWQRLLHTTAKPLLVSSHSGMNIDKLWQLFLNKFETTAAGAPLPTP, encoded by the coding sequence ATGCCACACAACGTGCTTTTGGAAAAGACCATCTACACCATGGATCAACTGGCCGAAATGCCCTTGCCACAACTTGCCCTGGCAGGGCGTTCCAATGTTGGAAAATCATCTCTTTTAAACAGACTGGCCGGACGTAAAAGCCTGGCCAAGACCAGCGCCACCCCAGGAAAAACACGCAGCCTGAACTTCTACCGGGTGGAGCCGGAAAACTTTTACCTGGTCGACCTGCCTGGATACGGCTACGCGCGCTGCTCCAAAACGGAACGGCAAAAATGGGCGGAACTTATCAACAGATACCTCTACAAAAACACGCGACTTTTTGCCGTGATCGCGCTGCTGGATTCCCGTATCCCGCCCCAAGCCATCGACATGGAACTCATTTCCTTTATCGGTCAACAAGGCATCGAGGTCATCCCCGTCCTCACCAAGGCCGACAAATGCAAACAACCCGTCCGCAGCGCGACTCAGGCCGCCTGGCAACGACTCCTGCACACAACCGCCAAACCCCTGCTCGTCTCCAGTCACTCGGGCATGAACATCGACAAGCTGTGGCAGCTCTTCCTGAATAAATTCGAAACCACGGCAGCTGGCGCCCCCCTGCCCACGCCCTGA
- a CDS encoding uracil phosphoribosyltransferase: protein MAVFVADHPLIKHKLGLMRKQDISTKNFRELASELARLLTYEATKDLETERKTIQGWAGPVEVDIIKGKKITVVPILRAGLGMQDGVLDLVPGAKVSVVGFYRNEETLQPVEYYVKLAKNINKRMALILDPMLATGGTLDATIRCLKNAGCTSIRGLFLVAAPEGIKRITETHPDVDIYVAAVDERLNENGYILPGLGDAGDKIFGTK from the coding sequence ATGGCTGTCTTTGTGGCCGATCACCCACTCATCAAGCACAAACTTGGTCTCATGCGCAAACAAGACATCAGCACCAAGAATTTTCGGGAACTAGCATCCGAACTGGCCCGACTTCTGACCTACGAAGCCACCAAGGACCTGGAAACCGAACGCAAGACCATCCAGGGGTGGGCCGGCCCAGTGGAAGTGGACATCATCAAGGGAAAAAAGATCACGGTCGTGCCCATCTTGCGTGCCGGCCTGGGCATGCAGGATGGAGTGCTTGATCTGGTGCCCGGCGCCAAGGTCAGCGTGGTTGGGTTCTACCGCAACGAGGAAACCCTCCAGCCGGTCGAGTACTACGTCAAGCTGGCCAAAAACATCAACAAACGTATGGCCCTGATTCTCGACCCCATGCTGGCCACCGGCGGCACCCTGGACGCGACCATTCGCTGCCTCAAAAACGCCGGCTGCACCAGCATCCGAGGACTGTTTCTGGTGGCCGCGCCCGAGGGCATCAAACGTATCACCGAGACCCATCCCGACGTGGATATCTATGTCGCGGCCGTGGACGAGCGCCTGAATGAAAACGGCTACATTCTACCAGGCCTGGGCGACGCCGGTGACAAAATATTTGGCACCAAATAG
- the hisA gene encoding 1-(5-phosphoribosyl)-5-[(5-phosphoribosylamino)methylideneamino]imidazole-4-carboxamide isomerase, producing the protein MNIFPAVDIKDGKCVRLRQGIEDQVTVFSNDPVAMARQWQDMGAKWLHIIDLDGAFSGTPRNMDLIRELCSSVSIPVQLGGGIRDVEVAGKYLEAGVTRLIIGTMALDDPDLFRELCVTYPGRIGVSLDARDGRLKTKGWVEDAGKTVGDVVPGLEAAGAAFFIYTDISRDGMQSGVNIPALEALLEMTDKPVLIAGGISTLDDVRAVFPLAGKGLSGVITGKAIYAGSLDLKVALEWLAAQA; encoded by the coding sequence GTGAATATTTTTCCAGCCGTCGACATCAAGGACGGCAAGTGCGTGCGTCTGCGCCAGGGGATCGAGGATCAGGTCACGGTTTTTTCCAACGACCCCGTGGCCATGGCCCGGCAATGGCAAGACATGGGCGCCAAATGGTTGCACATCATTGATCTGGATGGCGCCTTCAGTGGTACACCCCGCAACATGGATCTGATTCGCGAGCTATGTTCGTCGGTGTCCATTCCCGTTCAATTGGGTGGAGGCATCCGTGACGTCGAGGTCGCGGGCAAGTATCTTGAAGCGGGCGTGACCAGGCTCATCATCGGCACCATGGCCCTGGACGATCCGGATTTGTTCCGGGAATTGTGCGTCACCTATCCTGGACGCATTGGCGTGTCCTTGGATGCTCGTGACGGCCGGTTGAAAACCAAGGGATGGGTTGAAGACGCCGGCAAGACCGTGGGCGATGTCGTGCCTGGCCTGGAAGCGGCGGGAGCCGCGTTTTTCATCTACACGGACATCAGCCGCGACGGCATGCAGTCCGGAGTCAATATTCCCGCTTTGGAAGCCCTGTTGGAAATGACGGACAAACCGGTACTCATTGCCGGCGGAATTTCCACCCTGGATGACGTGCGGGCTGTTTTTCCCCTGGCGGGCAAGGGCTTGTCCGGTGTTATCACGGGCAAGGCCATTTATGCCGGCAGCCTCGACTTGAAGGTCGCCCTGGAGTGGCTCGCCGCCCAAGCCTGA
- the hisB gene encoding imidazoleglycerol-phosphate dehydratase HisB, which produces MDSRIGVVERETRETRIAIRVDLDGTGRAEIDTGFGFADHMLDLMAHWAGFDMRVSCRGDMHIDAHHSLEDVGLCLGGALLSALGDRAGIARVGWATVPMDEARTEVCLDLSGRAYLVYEEAVLPPIIAGQEKDLWREFLKSLAFRAAMNLHVRMLYGQNGHHLLESVFKGLGLALRQAVRIERDAVLSTKGGLD; this is translated from the coding sequence ATGGATTCTCGCATTGGTGTTGTGGAACGGGAAACACGGGAAACCCGGATCGCGATCCGCGTTGACCTGGACGGCACGGGGCGTGCGGAGATCGACACCGGTTTTGGCTTTGCCGATCACATGCTCGATCTGATGGCGCATTGGGCCGGGTTCGACATGCGTGTTTCCTGTCGCGGCGACATGCATATTGACGCGCACCATTCCCTTGAGGACGTGGGCTTGTGCCTGGGGGGCGCTCTCTTGTCCGCCCTGGGTGACCGGGCGGGCATCGCCAGGGTTGGCTGGGCCACCGTGCCCATGGATGAAGCCCGGACGGAAGTTTGTCTTGATCTGTCGGGTCGCGCCTATCTTGTCTACGAGGAGGCCGTGTTGCCGCCGATCATTGCCGGCCAGGAAAAGGATTTGTGGCGGGAGTTTTTGAAATCCCTGGCGTTCAGGGCGGCGATGAATCTGCATGTGCGCATGCTGTATGGCCAAAATGGTCACCATCTGCTCGAATCCGTGTTCAAGGGGTTGGGTTTGGCCCTGCGCCAAGCCGTGCGGATCGAGCGGGACGCGGTGCTGAGCACCAAGGGAGGTTTGGACTAA